A stretch of the uncultured Desulfovibrio sp. genome encodes the following:
- a CDS encoding response regulator — protein sequence MKKHIMVVDDSKTIRNLVAFVLKGEGFKVSTAEDGLDAIEKLYSLEPVDLIVSDVNMPRMDGFTFIKTIRAQDAYKDIPIIVLSTEGQEKDIQTGMSLGANLYMVKPAQPEKMVRNIKMLLG from the coding sequence CGTAGACGACTCCAAGACTATCCGTAACCTAGTAGCCTTTGTTCTCAAGGGCGAAGGCTTCAAGGTCAGCACCGCCGAGGACGGCCTTGATGCTATTGAAAAGCTTTACAGCCTTGAGCCGGTCGACCTGATTGTTTCGGACGTGAACATGCCCCGCATGGACGGTTTCACGTTTATCAAGACTATCCGCGCTCAGGATGCCTATAAGGATATTCCTATTATTGTCCTTTCAACCGAAGGGCAGGAAAAGGACATCCAGACCGGCATGAGCCTCGGCGCCAACCTTTACATGGTAAAACCGGCTCAGCCTGAAAAAATGGTTCGTAATATAAAGATGCTTCTGGGATAG